In the bacterium genome, one interval contains:
- a CDS encoding CDP-alcohol phosphatidyltransferase family protein, with protein MVINLISGIIMISPNSKVTITDKIISVAILPFIPSFVTPNHITAFRFASIPVVIYFFTAGNIHLGIATFIVSAFSDAVDGALARTKKQITEWGKMYDPVADKLLIGSISAIVVTKVIGKELALAIIILELLIVTFAFYRKKFKGKDISAKKVGKIKMVLQSFGLGFAMLFIVYPVPIFLTTAAYLLFAGLFFAILSLFVYRSI; from the coding sequence GTAACAATAACGGACAAAATAATCTCGGTGGCAATTTTACCTTTCATTCCGTCATTCGTAACTCCCAATCATATAACCGCTTTTCGTTTTGCTTCCATTCCTGTTGTCATTTATTTTTTCACCGCAGGCAACATCCATTTAGGCATCGCGACCTTTATTGTTTCGGCTTTTTCAGACGCGGTGGATGGCGCTCTCGCCAGAACCAAAAAACAAATCACGGAATGGGGTAAAATGTATGACCCTGTGGCAGACAAACTGCTTATCGGTTCTATTTCTGCCATCGTCGTTACCAAAGTCATCGGCAAAGAACTGGCTCTGGCGATTATAATTTTGGAACTGCTCATCGTAACCTTTGCTTTTTACAGAAAAAAATTCAAAGGAAAAGATATTTCGGCCAAAAAGGTCGGGAAAATAAAAATGGTTTTGCAGTCATTCGGCTTGGGGTTTGCCATGCTTTTTATTGTTTATCCCGTACCTATATTTCTGACGACTGCCGCCTATCTTCTTTTTGCCGGATTATTTTTTGCAATTCTGTCTCTTTTTGTGTATCGTTCTATATAA